The Triticum dicoccoides isolate Atlit2015 ecotype Zavitan chromosome 6A, WEW_v2.0, whole genome shotgun sequence genome has a window encoding:
- the LOC119316463 gene encoding salicylic acid-binding protein 2-like gives PALHGCGSTPAADRSALPPSPRRWRSPPSLSPSFPPSPSSGHAAEGRIHSSISHGAAPLRRLPRRGHGRRGGARNPQVRSGACLGGWSSFKVATRLRLAGHRVSTPDLAASGVDPRPLREVPTFRDYTKPLLDLLESLPPGEKVVLVGHSLGGVNVALACELFPEKIAAAVFVATFMPDHRSPPSYVLEKFMEGRTLDWMDTEFKPQDPEGKRPTSMLFGPLVTRAKFFQLCSPEDLTLGRSLMRVSSMFVDDLRLQPPYMEARYGSVPASPLQP, from the exons CCTGCCCTCCATGGTTGCGGATCCACTCCAGCAGCGGACAGATCCGCCCTCCCTCCATCACCCCGCCGCTGGCGATCACCACCCTCACTCTCTCCTTCTTTCCCTCCATCACCCAGCAGCGGGCATGCCGCCGAGGGGAGGATCCACTCTAGCATCTCCCATGGCGCCGCTCCTCTCCGGCGACTCCCGCGCCGCGGCCATGGCAGGAGGGGAGGAGCCCGAAACCCTCAGGTCCGTAGCGGCGCATGCCTCGGCGGCTGGTCCTCGTTCAAGGTGGCGACGCGGCTCAGGTTGGCCGGGCACCGCGTCAGCACGCCTGACCTGGCGGCGTCGGGCGTCGACCCCAGGCCGCTGCGCGAGGTGCCAACGTTCCGCGACTACACCAAGCCGCTGCTGGACCTCCTGGAGTCCCTCCCGCCCGGCGAGAAGGTGGTGCTCGTCGGCCACAGCCTCGGCGGCGTGAACGTCGCCCTCGCCTGCGAGCTGTTCCCGGAGAAGATCGCCGCTGCGGTGTTCGTTGCCACCTTCATGCCGGACCATAGGTCGCCGCCGTCGTACGTGCTTGAAAAG TTCATGGAGGGGAGAACGCTGGACTGGATGGACACGGAGTTCAAGCCTCAAGATCCCGAGGGCAAGCGACCTACTTCCATGCTGTTCGGGCCGCTGGTCACTCGAGCAAAGTTCTTCCAGCTGTGCTCGCCGGAG GACCTCACGCTGGGAAGATCCCTGATGAGGGTCAGCTCCATGTTCGTGGACGACCTGAGGCTGCAGCCCCCGTACATGGAGGCCCGCTACGGGTCTGTGCCGGCATCTCCGCTTCAG CCGTGA